From Halorussus lipolyticus:
CCGGAGCCACACCGCCGAGTTGACGGTCGGGGTCGCCCCGGAGTACCGAGAAAACGGAATCGGCGGGACGCTCCTCGAACGCGGAATCTCGTGGGGCGACGACGAGGACTGCATCAAGGTCTACCAGAGCCTCCCGGCGACCAACGACGCCGCCCTCGACATGCTGGACGAACACGGGTGGGAGCGCGAGGCGACCCGCGCCGACCACTACGAAGTCGAGGGCGAACTCGTGGACGAGGTGCAGATGGCCAAGCGGTTGGACGGCGAGTAGGGCACGTTATCGCTCGGCGAACACCCCGAGGACGAGGCCGGCGAAGACGACCGCTCCGGCGAGCGCGCTGACTCGTCCGGCGAGCAGGAGGTCGGGAGCGTCGGCCAGCGCACCGCCGAGTTCGGCCAGCAAGCCGACGCCAATCAGCGCGACCGACGCCAGCGCGGTCCGGTCCGAGGCCCCGCGGAAGGTGCCGACCGTCGGCGGGTAGAACTGGTAGGTCGCGCCCACGATGGTCAACCCGAGGAGACCGAGGACGTTGAGCCGAAAGTGGGCCGAAATCAGGGCGGGCGCGACCCCGTTCCACGCGAAGTGGAGACCGACCAGCACGCCGAGGACGCCCGCGATGACCCCGGCGAGGACCGCGTAGAAGCCGACCCGGCGGCGCTCCGAGCGAGCGAACAGGACGGCGTAAGCCAGTGCGAACCCGACCACGGCGGTCGCTTCGAGCAGTGCGCCGGCGCGGAACCACGCTCCTCGGTAGAGGCCCCACGCGAGGACAGCGGGACCGACAGCCCCGGCGGGCAGGACGACCGCAACGAGCGATTTGGGCGGCGAGGCGACCAGAAACCGGGGAAAGAGCCGGAACCCGACAGCGAAAAGCAGGAGGCCAGCGGTCCCGGCGGCCAGCAGGTGGGCGGCGCGGGCGACTCCAATCGTCTGCACACTCGCGTATCCGGTCAGGGTCGCGTAGCTACCGACGACGAGGTACCCCAAGACGACCGGCACGAAGGCGTTGGCGAAGCGGTCAATTTGGCGGCGGTCGGCGTTGGCCTCGCCGGTGCCGGTCTCTCTGCCGGTCGGGTTGTCCCGGAGGGTCCACGCCAGCACAGCGACGAAGACGACCACGCCCGCCGACCACAGGAGCGCGCCGACGAGACCGGCGATTTCGGGGATTCGGGGGAGCGGCGCGAGCGCGAGGCCGACCGCACCGAGCGCGGTCAGCGGCAGGTGGACCATCGGCGCTCGGGGGACGGCCAGCGTGCGGTCGAAGTACGAGGGCACCAGCGAGTAGGCCTTGCCGAAGACGGTGTGGAGAACGAAACCGTGGACTGCGAGCGCGACCCGGATGTCTCTGGGCGTGCCGGCGACTGCGGCGACCTGCCACGCGACGAGGAACACCGCGCTGGCGGCGACGAAGCGCCGCGCCCACCGGGAGACGACTCCGGCGCTCATGGCGACTCGTCGGCCCCCGTCTCGGCTACAGCCATGTCAACAACAGAAGATGAAGGGGTACATGAGTCCCACCCGGTCGCCGTCGCCGAGTTCGGTGTCGAGTCCCGCGAGGTGTTCGTTGAACGTGCCGTTGACCGTCACGCGGGCGTAAGTCCGGGTCTGTTCGCCCTCGGGATTCTTCTTCCACGTACCGGGCAGGTCGTCGGGCGCGTCGGCCCACCCGCTGGTCGAGGCGTCGGCGTCCGTCTCCGCGAGGAGCAGGTCTTTCACGTCGTACTCGGCGAAGAAGGCGTCGAGGAACTCCCGGAGGGTGGTGCCCTCGAAGGTGAACGCGAGGTCCGACTCCCCGATGGCGGTCCGGACGTGGCCGGTACACCGGACCTCGACGGTGGTCTGCTCGGGGTCGGCGGTGTCCTCGTCGGGGGAGTCGTCGGCACCGCTCGGTGGTCGCTCGGCGGACCGAGTGTCTGTGGTCATGGTCGAGAGTACGTCCTCCGTCGCGGAATAGGGTGTTCCGAACATGTTCGGTTAGGTCGTAAATTCGGTGGTGGTTGATTTCCGTTGTCGCCGAGTATAGACGTGTTTTCAAATGGTAAAGACAACAGAACAATTTCTAAAGAAATAATCCTCTGCGTATCGGCGCGTGTGGGAGCGGCGCGGAAGCGCCGCTCCTCGCGCGCGAGGGACGAGTGAGCGAAGTCCTGCTGAGCGTAGCGAAGCAGGGCTCGGAAGACGCGGTTTGTCTTCCGGCGCGAACGAGGAGGTTGGGGAGGTGTGAGGTTCGCGGTAGCGGTGCGGTAGACGGCGTTGTTCAAGTCTGAAGCTAGCTTCTTCTCGATTTC
This genomic window contains:
- a CDS encoding MoaD/ThiS family protein: MTTDTRSAERPPSGADDSPDEDTADPEQTTVEVRCTGHVRTAIGESDLAFTFEGTTLREFLDAFFAEYDVKDLLLAETDADASTSGWADAPDDLPGTWKKNPEGEQTRTYARVTVNGTFNEHLAGLDTELGDGDRVGLMYPFIFCC